A region of Porites lutea chromosome 13, jaPorLute2.1, whole genome shotgun sequence DNA encodes the following proteins:
- the LOC140923240 gene encoding melanocortin receptor 5-like, with protein MANNTNGTSVIAKIPSGVWISLTALNIFLSIFATLGNVLILVALRNVSSIHPPTKLLFRCLAIPDLCVGLLCHPLYVYGMYIRISLDIGNFIVELAYVFAFIISVLVAVSPLTSAAISVDRLLALLLGLRYRHVVTLCRVRVLIACVWFIAVSNASLYSVARILFHTSWWTFRALVIFSIIVSTFSYTKIFFTLRHQQAHVQNHVQAEQSSRVRSVLNIARYKKTVYSVAWIQFAMLACYGPYIVMAFLWSCGIIDYSRIADEVFFCLVFLNSSLNPVLYCWRIKDVRQEVKNTIRKCLCC; from the coding sequence ATGGCAAACAACACTAACGGAACATCTGTAATAGCGAAGATACCATCCGGAGTATGGATATCTCTTACAGCCCTgaacatttttctttccatcTTTGCAACTCTGGGCAATGTTCTAATCCTGGTTGCTCTACGAAACGTTTCCTCCATTCATCCACCGACGAAGCTGTTATTTCGATGTCTGGCGATACCTGATCTTTGTGTTGGTCTTCTTTGTCACCCACTTTACGTTTACGGTATGTACATTAGAATCTCTCTTGATATTGGTAACTTCATCGTAGAACTAGCTTACGTATTTGCGTTTATCATTAGCGTGTTGGTTGCGGTATCACCCTTAACATCGGCTGCCATCAGTGTTGACAGACTTCTCGCTCTGTTGTTGGGCCTGAGATACAGACACGTTGTAACTTTATGCCGAGTTCGTGTGCTCATAGCTTGTGTTTGGTTCATTGCTGTTTCAAACGCTTCTTTGTACAGCGTGGCTAGGATCCTATTTCATACCTCGTGGTGGACCTTCCGAGCTTTAGTCATTTTTTCTATAATAGTCTCAACATTTTCGTAcacaaagatttttttcaccCTCCGTCATCAACAAGCCCATGTGCAAAATCATGTTCAAGCAGAACAGTCAAGCAGAGTAAGAAGTGTACTGAACATAGCACGATACAAGAAGACAGTGTATAGCGTAGCTTGGATACAGTTTGCTATGCTTGCTTGTTATGGTCCTTACATCGTGATGGCATTTCTTTGGAGTTGTGGAATTATAGATTATTCTAGGATCGCGGATGAAGTTTTCTTTTGTCTcgtctttttaaattcatctcTGAATCCTGTCCTTTACTGTTGGAGAATCAAAGATGTCAGACAGGAAGTAAAAAACACCATTCGTAAGTGTCTTTGCTGTTGA
- the LOC140923439 gene encoding melanocortin receptor 5-like: MADNTNGAAAIAKIPPGVWIYFLIALNIFLSIFATLGNVLILAALRKVSSIHPPTKLLFRCLAVTDLCVGLLGQPLYVYVRYITISLDIGNYIVELVYVFVFIISVLLAVSILTLAAISVDRLLALLLGLRYRHVVTLCRVRVLIACVWFIAVIHASLFCVASILFHTWWWTFRALAIFSIIVSTFSYTKIFLSLRHQQAQVQNHVQPEQSSGVRSVLNIARYKKTVYSVAWIQLAMLACYCPYIVMSFVVEFRNVGYSTEVMIAGEFFLCLFLNSSLNPVLYCWRIKDVRQEVKNTIRQCLCC; encoded by the coding sequence ATGGCAGACAACACTAATGGAGCAGCTGCAATAGCGAAGATACCACCCGGAGTATGGATATATTTTCTTATAGCCCTgaacatttttctttccatcTTTGCAACTCTGGGCAATGTTCTAATCCTGGCTGCTCTGCGAAAAGTATCCTCCATTCATCCACCGACAAAGCTGTTATTTCGATGTTTGGCTGTTACTGATCTTTGTGTTGGTCTTCTTGGTCAACCACTTTACGTTTACGTTAGGTACATTACAATCTCTCTTGATATTGGTAACTACATCGTAGAACTAGTTTACGTATTTGTGTTTATCATTAGCGTGTTGCTGGCGGTATCCATCCTAACATTGGCTGCCATTAGTGTTGACAGACTTCTTGCTCTCTTATTGGGGCTGAGATACAGACACGTTGTAACTTTATGCCGAGTTCGTGTGCTCATAGCTTGTGTTTGGTTCATTGCTGTTATACACGCTTCTTTGTTCTGCGTGGCTTCGATCCTATTTCATACCTGGTGGTGGACCTTCCGAGCTTTAGCCATTTTTTCTATAATAGTCTCAACATTTTCGTACACGAAGATTTTTCTCAGCCTCCGTCATCAACAAGCCCAAGTGCAAAATCATGTTCAGCCAGAACAGTCAAGCGGAGTAAGAAGTGTACTGAACATAGCACGATACAAGAAGACAGTGTATAGCGTAGCTTGGATACAGTTAGCTATGCTTGCTTGTTATTGTCCTTACATCGTGATGTCATTTGTTGTGGAGTTTAGAAATGTAGGTTATTCCACTGAAGTAATGATTGCGGGTGaatttttcctttgtctctttttaaattcatctcTGAATCCTGTCCTTTACTGTTGGAGAATCAAAGATGTCAGACAGGAAGTGAAAAACACCATTCGTCAGTGTCTTTGCTGTTGA